A genomic segment from Astatotilapia calliptera unplaced genomic scaffold, fAstCal1.2 U_scaffold_4, whole genome shotgun sequence encodes:
- the LOC113018090 gene encoding butyrophilin-like protein 9, with protein MLIHTDQKNIKAVVGQTVTLPCQAPKNDKSIIAAEWSRADLGDKYLLLYWNEKFDPTKQHPSFKNWVDLQDRQMKDGDVSLILKEVTTTDSGTYECRVVQRGTNMDDETVSTIYLRVVAPGQTRRRREAVSDGVIIGQGVYIAAVFVIGLFIFYICYKRMNHRIN; from the exons atgctgatccacacag AccagaaaaacatcaaagcagTGGTTGGACAGACGGTCACTCTGCCATGTCAAGCTCCAAAAAACGACAAGTCCATCATTGCTGcagagtggagcagagctgatcTGGGGGATAAATATTTACTTTTGTACTGGAATGAGAAGTTTGATCCAACCAAACAACATCCGTCTTTCAAGAACTGGGttgatctgcaggacagacagatgaaggatggagacgtgtctttgattctgaaggaaGTGACGACTACAGACAGtggaacatacgagtgtcgtGTTGTACAGAGAGGAACAAATATGGATGATGAAACCGTCAGCACCATCTACCTTAGAGTCGTTGCTCCAG gacAAACAAGAAGACGCAGAGAGGCTGTTTCTGATGGAGTGATAATTGGTCAGGGGGTTTATATTgcagctgtttttgttattgGCTTGTTTATCTTTTACATATGTTATAAAAGAATGAACCACAGGATAAACTGA